The following are encoded together in the Pedobacter steynii genome:
- the nirB gene encoding nitrite reductase large subunit NirB produces the protein MKHKKVVVIGNGMVGYKFCEKIISKSSDFSITIFGEEPRRAYDRVHLSEYFNGKSADDLSLCKEDWYSEKEITLYLNDPVKEIDRTTKTIHSSKGLTLEYDYLIIATGSAPFVPDIPGIDKEGVFVYRTIEDLDLIRNYALNARTGAVLGGGLLGLEAAKALIDLNLKETNVIEFAPRLMPRQIDSAGSGMLQNKLAELGLNIYTNKGTSSIEGSDRITALKFNDGSELKTDMLVISAGIRPRDELAKLSGIEVGTRGGIIVNEYMQTSDPSVFAIGECALFDHNIYGLIAPGYEMAEVAAAKLCHEDKTFKGFDMSTKLKLIGVDVASFGDPFTTEPDARTILFEDSHKGIYKRINISNDGKYLLGGILIGEAEAYNMLLQTVNNKILLPANPEDLILGSRGGSSQTENAGLAGLPDEALICSCEGISKGSICNAVTEHNCESVDAIKSCTKAGTGCGGCIPMVKDLMLHTMKQNGKYVRNVICEHFHLSRQELYDLVKIHNLKSYEQVLDNLGKGDGCEVCKPLVSSLLASLWNDMILKKGNDTAQDSNDRFLANIQKGGTYSVVPRIPGGEITPEKLTIIGQVAEKYGLYTKITGGQRIDLFGAHLSDLPLIWEELIAAGFESGHAYGKALRTVKSCVGSTWCRFGLHDSVSYAIRIEERYRGLRAPHKLKSAVSGCIRECAEAQSKDFGIIATEKGWNLYVCGNGGSKPQHALLLAADVDSDTCIKYIDRFLMFYIRTADPLTRTAPWLNKMEGGMEYLRNVVVNDSLGMAEQWELEMQALVDSYQCEWKTAIEDPEIRKRFNHFVNAPEEKDPSVKFDEMRGQKKAADWTLA, from the coding sequence ATGAAACATAAAAAAGTAGTTGTAATTGGAAATGGAATGGTGGGATACAAGTTTTGTGAGAAAATAATAAGCAAATCCAGCGATTTCAGCATTACAATTTTTGGCGAAGAGCCTAGAAGGGCCTACGATAGGGTTCATCTGAGTGAATACTTCAACGGAAAATCTGCAGACGATCTATCTTTATGTAAGGAAGACTGGTATTCAGAAAAAGAAATTACACTTTATTTGAATGATCCGGTAAAAGAAATAGACAGGACCACCAAAACCATTCATTCCTCAAAGGGACTTACCCTGGAATACGACTACCTGATCATTGCTACCGGCTCCGCTCCTTTTGTTCCCGACATTCCGGGTATCGATAAAGAAGGAGTTTTCGTATACCGCACCATAGAAGATCTGGACCTGATCAGAAACTACGCCCTCAATGCCAGGACAGGTGCCGTATTAGGTGGTGGCCTTCTAGGACTCGAAGCCGCAAAAGCCCTCATTGATTTAAACCTGAAAGAGACCAATGTAATCGAATTTGCACCCCGCTTAATGCCAAGACAGATCGACAGTGCCGGCAGCGGGATGTTGCAAAACAAACTGGCCGAATTAGGCTTGAACATTTACACCAACAAAGGCACGAGCAGCATCGAAGGCAGCGATCGCATCACTGCATTAAAATTTAATGATGGCAGCGAATTAAAAACAGATATGCTGGTGATCTCTGCCGGAATCAGACCCAGAGATGAACTAGCTAAATTATCCGGCATTGAAGTAGGTACCAGGGGTGGCATTATCGTAAACGAGTATATGCAAACCAGCGATCCTTCTGTTTTTGCCATAGGCGAATGCGCCCTGTTCGATCATAATATTTACGGATTAATAGCCCCTGGTTATGAGATGGCGGAAGTTGCTGCTGCAAAACTTTGCCATGAAGACAAAACTTTCAAGGGTTTTGACATGAGCACCAAACTGAAACTGATCGGCGTGGATGTAGCCAGCTTTGGAGATCCTTTTACTACCGAACCAGATGCAAGAACCATACTTTTCGAAGACAGTCATAAAGGCATTTACAAACGCATTAACATCAGTAATGACGGAAAATACCTGCTTGGCGGTATATTAATTGGAGAAGCAGAAGCCTATAACATGCTCCTCCAAACGGTAAACAACAAGATCCTGCTTCCAGCCAACCCGGAAGACCTGATCCTGGGCTCAAGAGGCGGCAGTTCACAAACAGAAAATGCAGGACTGGCCGGCCTTCCGGATGAAGCCCTGATCTGCAGCTGTGAAGGCATCAGCAAAGGGTCCATCTGCAATGCCGTAACCGAACACAACTGCGAATCAGTTGACGCCATAAAGAGCTGCACCAAGGCCGGAACAGGTTGCGGAGGCTGCATTCCAATGGTAAAAGACCTGATGCTCCATACCATGAAGCAAAATGGCAAATACGTCAGAAACGTGATCTGTGAGCACTTCCACCTAAGCAGACAGGAGCTTTATGATCTTGTAAAAATACATAACCTAAAAAGTTACGAGCAGGTGCTGGACAACCTGGGCAAAGGTGATGGCTGCGAAGTATGCAAGCCATTGGTATCATCGCTTTTAGCGAGCTTATGGAACGACATGATCCTCAAAAAAGGCAATGATACCGCCCAGGACAGCAACGATCGCTTTTTGGCAAACATCCAGAAAGGCGGCACCTACTCCGTCGTACCAAGGATACCAGGAGGAGAAATCACCCCAGAAAAACTGACCATCATAGGCCAGGTGGCTGAAAAGTATGGCCTCTATACTAAAATCACAGGCGGACAACGAATAGACCTGTTCGGTGCACACCTGAGCGACCTCCCTCTGATCTGGGAAGAATTGATTGCCGCAGGTTTTGAAAGCGGACATGCGTATGGCAAAGCCCTGCGTACGGTAAAAAGTTGCGTAGGCAGCACCTGGTGTAGGTTTGGCTTACACGATAGCGTAAGCTATGCCATCAGGATAGAAGAACGCTACAGAGGCTTACGGGCACCCCATAAATTAAAATCAGCCGTTAGCGGCTGTATCCGCGAATGCGCGGAAGCACAAAGCAAAGACTTTGGCATCATCGCTACGGAAAAGGGATGGAACCTGTATGTATGCGGCAATGGAGGAAGCAAACCCCAGCATGCCTTACTGCTTGCAGCAGACGTAGATAGCGACACCTGCATTAAGTACATCGACCGTTTTCTGATGTTCTACATCCGCACAGCCGATCCGCTTACCCGAACCGCCCCATGGCTAAATAAAATGGAAGGCGGCATGGAATACCTGCGAAATGTAGTCGTAAATGATAGTCTGGGCATGGCAGAACAATGGGAACTGGAAATGCAGGCGCTGGTAGACAGCTATCAGTGCGAGTGGAAAACAGCAATTGAAGATCCGGAGATCCGAAAACGCTTTAACCACTTCGTAAATGCTCCTGAAGAAAAAGATCCGAGCGTAAAATTTGATGAAATGCGGGGTCAGAAAAAAGCGGCCGACTGGACGCTGGCTTAA
- the nirD gene encoding nitrite reductase small subunit NirD translates to MIETTTNWFAACRVEDAVENGGVCVKCGDEQIALFYFTRRNEWYATQNLCPHRQQMALSRGMIGSVGEDPKIACPFHKKTFSLSTGECLSGDECAIQTYPVKIEDGLVYIGLKN, encoded by the coding sequence ATGATAGAAACAACAACAAACTGGTTTGCAGCCTGCCGCGTAGAAGATGCAGTAGAAAATGGCGGAGTATGCGTAAAATGTGGCGACGAGCAGATCGCATTATTCTATTTCACACGCCGCAATGAGTGGTACGCCACTCAAAATCTCTGCCCACACCGTCAACAAATGGCGCTCAGCCGTGGCATGATCGGCTCTGTTGGAGAAGACCCTAAAATTGCCTGCCCTTTCCATAAAAAAACATTCTCTCTATCGACAGGAGAATGTCTCAGCGGAGATGAATGCGCAATCCAAACCTACCCTGTAAAAATTGAGGATGGGCTGGTCTACATCGGACTGAAAAATTAA
- a CDS encoding FecR family protein — MKVNKEVIERYHRGECSPEEQRIVEQWLDSEEVEMSFPENTDLKVIGDRGWRKISGRYHISPKPEVVASLKLDNYRMIWQFAACLMLVIGAAFFYYSNTDSKNEIQNQIQAYKEVKTAKGEKLMVTLPDGTVVWLNAESVLRFPENFKNDLRELEFSGEAYFNIAKDASKPFIVHTKKTKVQVLGTKFNLRALTTETTTSVVVEEGKVKFSGDSDKQQVILTANKRGVFDLSAGAPFLKTEEVYAVKYIAWKNNELLLDNLTIGEAAQILERWYNVKIKINRKGLHLERYTGNFNNPSLKEVLESMAFAMKFRYQQDGQTFVFY, encoded by the coding sequence ATGAAGGTTAATAAGGAAGTTATTGAACGTTATCATCGGGGAGAATGTAGTCCGGAAGAACAGCGAATTGTGGAGCAATGGCTGGATTCGGAAGAAGTAGAAATGAGCTTTCCGGAAAATACCGATTTAAAAGTAATCGGAGATCGGGGCTGGAGGAAGATTTCCGGTCGCTACCACATTTCCCCTAAACCTGAGGTTGTGGCTAGTCTAAAATTAGACAATTATCGTATGATTTGGCAGTTTGCGGCTTGCCTGATGCTGGTAATTGGCGCTGCCTTTTTCTATTATTCAAATACAGATTCGAAGAATGAAATTCAAAACCAGATACAGGCTTATAAAGAAGTAAAAACTGCGAAAGGAGAAAAGCTGATGGTAACGCTACCCGACGGAACAGTGGTTTGGTTAAATGCGGAAAGTGTGCTGCGCTTTCCTGAGAATTTTAAAAACGATCTGAGAGAATTGGAATTCAGTGGAGAAGCTTATTTCAATATTGCAAAGGATGCTTCAAAACCTTTTATTGTCCACACTAAAAAAACAAAGGTACAGGTGCTTGGTACGAAATTTAACTTAAGGGCGCTGACAACCGAAACCACGACATCTGTTGTTGTGGAAGAAGGAAAGGTTAAGTTTTCTGGGGATTCGGATAAACAGCAGGTGATACTGACCGCCAATAAAAGGGGTGTTTTTGATCTCTCAGCAGGAGCTCCATTCCTGAAGACAGAAGAAGTTTATGCCGTTAAATATATCGCCTGGAAAAACAATGAATTGTTACTGGATAATTTAACCATCGGAGAGGCTGCCCAAATCCTGGAACGCTGGTATAACGTGAAAATAAAAATCAACAGAAAAGGATTGCACCTTGAGCGTTACACCGGAAATTTTAACAATCCCTCACTTAAAGAGGTACTTGAAAGCATGGCTTTTGCCATGAAATTCCGTTATCAGCAAGATGGACAGACATTTGTATTCTATTGA
- a CDS encoding RNA polymerase sigma-70 factor, producing the protein MPLSNSNPDQLRQVAAPLIEERGFEQIYRNCWENVFGIIFHYTQDEEVAEEISQDLFASLWERRHKITINTSIEKYLNRAAKLEAFDYLRTSNSRREHINCALQSQCCSKNCTEESVLFNELKVSLNLLLDELPCRCREVYRLSQEQGMNNKAIAAALTISEKTVEYHLYKALSFLRINLQEFR; encoded by the coding sequence GTGCCATTATCTAATTCAAATCCGGATCAACTCAGGCAAGTTGCTGCCCCGCTTATAGAAGAGCGTGGCTTTGAGCAAATTTACCGGAATTGCTGGGAAAATGTCTTTGGAATTATCTTCCACTATACTCAGGACGAAGAGGTTGCTGAGGAAATTAGCCAGGATCTGTTTGCCTCCCTATGGGAGAGAAGGCATAAAATCACCATCAATACCAGTATCGAAAAATACCTGAACCGCGCTGCAAAGCTGGAAGCATTCGATTATTTGCGTACTAGTAATAGTCGGCGGGAACATATCAATTGTGCTTTACAAAGTCAGTGTTGCTCAAAAAACTGTACAGAGGAATCGGTTTTGTTTAATGAACTGAAAGTAAGTCTGAATCTGTTGCTGGATGAGTTGCCTTGCAGATGTCGCGAGGTCTATCGCCTGAGTCAGGAACAGGGTATGAACAATAAAGCGATTGCAGCCGCATTAACGATCTCGGAGAAAACGGTAGAATATCACCTTTACAAAGCACTTAGTTTTTTAAGGATTAATTTGCAGGAATTCAGGTAG
- a CDS encoding epoxide hydrolase family protein yields the protein MKNNRSILTNVIIATALMLSGTSGFAQTSADVNNPTSIRPFPIHVPEAAVKDLRQRILATRWPDKETVSDQSQGVKLEKFQKLVAYWGKDYDWRKAEAKLNALPQFVTTIDGLDIQFVHIRSKHPNAMPLIITHGWPGSIFELLKIVGPLTDPTAFGGRAEDAFDLVLPSMPGYGFSGKPTTTGWDADHIARAWDVLMKRLGYKRYVSQGGDWGSVVADKMARQKTEGLLGIHVNMPATVPADIAKALKNGDPEPEGLSDQEKKAFKSLNHLYTKGGGYAGMMVTRPQTLGYGLSDSPAGLAAFFYDKMNEWTYSGGDAEKSLTRDEILDDISLYWLTNTAVSSAQLYWENNANNFNAVDISIPAAVTVFPGEIYQAPRSWAARAYKNLIYFNEVKKGGHFASWEEPQLFAEELRAAFRSLR from the coding sequence ATGAAGAATAACAGATCTATCCTGACTAATGTAATTATTGCAACGGCATTAATGCTAAGCGGAACTTCCGGTTTCGCGCAAACCTCGGCTGATGTTAATAACCCAACTTCAATTCGTCCGTTTCCTATTCATGTTCCGGAAGCTGCAGTAAAAGATCTTCGTCAGCGTATCCTGGCTACGAGATGGCCGGATAAGGAAACGGTGAGCGACCAAAGTCAAGGTGTGAAGCTGGAGAAATTCCAGAAACTCGTTGCTTACTGGGGCAAGGATTACGACTGGAGAAAAGCGGAAGCTAAACTAAATGCCCTGCCGCAGTTTGTGACCACAATTGATGGACTGGATATTCAGTTTGTACACATTCGTTCCAAACATCCGAATGCTATGCCTTTAATTATTACGCATGGCTGGCCTGGTTCCATCTTTGAATTATTGAAGATCGTTGGTCCGCTTACTGATCCAACTGCTTTTGGCGGACGTGCAGAAGACGCTTTTGATCTGGTACTGCCTTCAATGCCTGGCTACGGTTTTTCAGGTAAACCCACAACTACAGGCTGGGATGCAGATCATATTGCCAGGGCGTGGGATGTATTGATGAAACGATTGGGTTATAAACGTTATGTATCGCAGGGTGGCGACTGGGGTTCTGTGGTTGCGGATAAGATGGCGCGTCAAAAAACTGAGGGTTTACTTGGCATCCATGTAAATATGCCTGCTACCGTCCCTGCAGACATTGCTAAAGCATTAAAAAACGGAGATCCGGAACCGGAAGGTTTATCTGATCAGGAGAAAAAGGCGTTTAAATCACTAAATCATTTATATACCAAAGGCGGGGGGTATGCAGGGATGATGGTTACGCGTCCACAGACCCTTGGCTATGGCTTGTCTGACTCTCCTGCAGGCCTTGCTGCTTTTTTTTACGATAAAATGAACGAATGGACTTATAGTGGCGGAGATGCGGAAAAATCATTAACCAGAGATGAAATACTGGATGATATTTCGCTTTACTGGCTCACGAATACGGCTGTATCTTCAGCGCAGCTTTATTGGGAAAATAACGCCAACAATTTCAATGCGGTAGATATCTCTATTCCTGCAGCGGTAACGGTATTTCCTGGGGAGATTTATCAGGCACCAAGAAGCTGGGCGGCGCGTGCGTACAAAAACCTGATCTATTTTAATGAGGTTAAAAAAGGCGGCCACTTTGCTTCATGGGAAGAACCGCAATTGTTTGCGGAAGAACTTCGTGCGGCCTTCAGATCACTGCGCTAA
- a CDS encoding TonB-dependent receptor, whose translation MEKTVTLQLNNIRLGDVLIAITKETGVQFSYSSTQLDIQRKVNIDFRQKPLKEVLADLLGAELKGLSVKGMQVTIRTSDGRGSIKGTVRTNDGKAAEFVTVGIKGLKSAQVDAKGNYLLKDLEAGEYKLIASFVGLGVQEKEVRVVAGETVSVNFMLAESNEQLEEVVINGGSTNKFSVKKTTTSAKMPLGNLENPQIYTTIPKTLLTEQMVTEFSMSLKNSPGVYKIQGSRGINSDGASFYSMRGFRTEAALTDGVPAQTNGEIEPANIERVELIKGPSGTLFGGAVVSFGGLINIVTKKPVDSLGGEVNYTTGSYGLNRLSADVYGPVNKDKKLLFRMNAAYQNQNSFQDAGFRKSIFVAPALEYRVNEKLNVSLNAGFYQLEGTSPSVIFLNRVRGFIAKTPEELNFDWKRSYTTNDLIMKNPTVNIKGQLTYKLSDQWTSQTIYSSNSRKSDGFYQYEFIREAKSDEMLERNISLQNSVNTSTDLQQNFIGDFKIFGLRNRMVVGLDYLNQTVNNSNSPYIVFDNVSGLNPSDPNYVKISRSAVEAKLATSTALPTKNNGKSNIYSAYASNVLNLNDRLMAMLSLRVDRFQNKGILNQNNNTRSGYYMQTAVSPKFGLVYQVLKDRVSLFGNYMNGFSNVAPISQPEGSGASGTFKPQHANQFEAGAKMDLLEGKLSFTASVYDIEVTNMTRPEEVNVDGKDYLITVQNGTQKSKGIELELIANPFAGLNVIAGYSYNDSKLVKGTVALEGRRPASAGPTTLINSWISYAIPRGSLKGLGLGTGVNYIGKHLTANSKTTGVFILPSYIMATATVFYDKPQYRLGVKVDNLADELYFTGQGTLSPQLPRTIAASVTFKF comes from the coding sequence TTGGAAAAAACTGTAACACTCCAATTAAACAACATAAGGTTAGGTGATGTGCTTATAGCCATTACAAAGGAAACGGGAGTACAATTTTCTTACAGCAGTACGCAATTGGACATACAAAGGAAAGTAAATATAGATTTCAGACAGAAGCCCCTAAAGGAGGTATTGGCGGACTTACTCGGTGCTGAGCTCAAAGGGTTGAGTGTAAAAGGGATGCAGGTAACCATCCGGACCTCCGATGGCAGAGGTAGTATTAAGGGGACGGTCAGAACTAATGATGGAAAAGCTGCTGAATTTGTTACGGTAGGGATTAAAGGTTTAAAGAGTGCACAGGTGGATGCAAAAGGCAATTACCTGTTGAAAGACCTGGAAGCCGGTGAGTATAAACTGATAGCGAGTTTTGTAGGACTGGGCGTTCAGGAGAAGGAGGTGAGGGTTGTAGCCGGAGAAACGGTATCCGTAAATTTTATGCTTGCAGAAAGTAATGAGCAGTTGGAAGAAGTGGTGATTAATGGGGGAAGTACCAATAAATTTTCTGTAAAGAAAACCACCACCTCTGCAAAAATGCCCCTGGGTAATCTGGAAAATCCACAGATCTATACCACCATTCCAAAAACCCTGCTTACCGAACAGATGGTAACAGAGTTCAGCATGTCGCTAAAAAATAGTCCGGGTGTGTATAAGATCCAGGGAAGCAGAGGGATCAATAGTGATGGCGCTTCATTTTACAGTATGCGTGGTTTCAGAACAGAGGCAGCCTTGACCGACGGTGTGCCTGCCCAAACTAATGGGGAGATTGAACCTGCAAATATCGAACGTGTTGAACTGATTAAGGGCCCTTCAGGTACTTTATTTGGTGGAGCAGTAGTTTCTTTTGGCGGATTAATCAATATCGTCACTAAAAAGCCGGTAGACAGCCTCGGGGGTGAAGTGAATTACACGACGGGTAGTTATGGGTTGAATCGACTGAGTGCCGACGTGTATGGTCCCGTAAATAAGGACAAAAAGTTGCTCTTCCGGATGAATGCTGCTTATCAGAACCAGAACAGCTTTCAGGATGCCGGATTCAGGAAGTCAATATTTGTTGCGCCGGCATTGGAATACCGCGTAAATGAAAAATTGAACGTCAGTCTGAATGCAGGATTTTATCAGTTGGAAGGTACGAGTCCTTCGGTAATCTTTTTGAACAGGGTTCGTGGTTTCATTGCAAAAACACCTGAGGAGTTGAATTTTGACTGGAAGCGGTCTTACACCACCAACGACCTGATCATGAAGAACCCAACAGTGAATATTAAAGGTCAGCTTACTTATAAGCTTTCTGATCAATGGACTTCACAAACTATTTATTCAAGCAATTCACGTAAATCCGATGGCTTTTACCAATATGAGTTTATTCGGGAAGCGAAGTCAGATGAAATGCTGGAAAGAAATATTTCGCTGCAGAATTCGGTGAACACCTCTACAGATCTGCAGCAGAATTTTATTGGCGATTTTAAAATATTCGGCTTGCGCAACAGAATGGTAGTTGGATTGGATTATTTGAATCAGACCGTAAATAACAGCAATTCGCCCTATATTGTATTTGACAATGTAAGTGGGTTAAATCCTTCCGATCCAAATTATGTAAAGATCTCCCGTTCTGCAGTGGAGGCTAAGCTGGCCACCAGTACAGCCCTCCCAACCAAGAACAATGGAAAAAGTAATATTTATAGTGCCTATGCCTCTAACGTGTTGAATCTTAACGACAGATTAATGGCGATGCTAAGTTTAAGGGTTGATCGTTTTCAGAATAAAGGAATTTTAAATCAAAATAACAATACCCGTTCCGGGTATTATATGCAAACGGCGGTATCTCCGAAGTTTGGTTTGGTTTATCAGGTATTGAAAGACAGAGTTTCATTATTTGGAAATTATATGAACGGATTCAGCAATGTGGCACCCATCAGCCAGCCTGAAGGTTCGGGTGCTTCCGGGACGTTTAAACCGCAACATGCCAATCAATTTGAAGCGGGGGCGAAAATGGATCTGTTGGAAGGTAAATTAAGTTTTACGGCAAGTGTATACGATATTGAAGTGACGAATATGACCAGACCTGAAGAGGTTAATGTTGATGGGAAGGATTACCTGATCACGGTACAGAACGGTACACAGAAAAGTAAGGGAATAGAGCTTGAACTGATTGCAAATCCATTTGCGGGGCTGAATGTAATTGCAGGTTACAGCTATAACGACAGCAAGCTGGTTAAAGGAACTGTAGCGCTTGAAGGCCGACGTCCAGCATCGGCAGGACCTACCACACTGATCAACTCATGGATTAGCTACGCCATTCCCAGAGGGAGTTTGAAGGGCCTGGGTCTTGGAACAGGGGTAAACTATATCGGTAAACATTTAACGGCCAATTCGAAAACTACTGGTGTATTTATATTGCCTTCTTATATCATGGCTACTGCTACGGTGTTTTATGATAAACCGCAATACCGGTTGGGCGTTAAAGTCGATAATCTCGCCGATGAACTTTATTTTACAGGTCAGGGGACATTAAGTCCACAGCTACCAAGAACAATTGCTGCAAGTGTCACATTTAAATTTTAA
- the cobA gene encoding uroporphyrinogen-III C-methyltransferase, translating into MNKKEDDFGLFVMGGGPGDPELITLKGYRVLKRAEVILYDNLINKELLKIAPKHCKMVYVGKQPYGNYTPQEIIHELIREYTQTHQVVVRLKGGDPFIFGRGFEEVLFAEKHGISAHYIPGVSSMQASGLSGIPLTHRGASESMWIITGTKKDGSLSNDLRCAINSAATVVIYMGMRKLVEIAGVYKDAGLGDMPAAIIQHASLPQQKKVVCKAGDLPAAAAGAGLTYPAIIVVGKVVGIAHSSSFS; encoded by the coding sequence ATGAATAAAAAAGAAGATGATTTTGGGCTTTTTGTGATGGGTGGTGGTCCTGGAGATCCGGAATTGATCACTTTAAAAGGATATCGGGTGTTGAAGAGGGCAGAAGTGATACTTTATGACAATTTAATCAACAAAGAACTGCTAAAAATTGCTCCGAAGCACTGTAAAATGGTTTATGTAGGCAAACAGCCGTATGGAAACTATACTCCTCAGGAGATTATTCATGAATTGATCAGAGAATATACCCAAACACATCAGGTAGTCGTACGGTTAAAGGGGGGTGATCCGTTTATTTTTGGAAGAGGCTTTGAAGAAGTATTATTTGCTGAAAAACACGGGATTTCTGCGCATTACATTCCTGGTGTCAGCAGCATGCAGGCCAGTGGGCTGAGTGGTATTCCTTTAACGCATCGGGGAGCCAGTGAAAGTATGTGGATCATTACGGGCACGAAGAAGGATGGAAGCCTGTCGAACGATTTGCGTTGCGCGATTAACAGCGCTGCAACGGTTGTTATTTATATGGGGATGCGAAAACTGGTGGAGATCGCAGGAGTTTATAAAGATGCCGGACTAGGGGATATGCCTGCAGCAATCATTCAACATGCCTCTTTACCACAACAAAAGAAAGTGGTGTGCAAGGCCGGGGATTTGCCGGCTGCAGCTGCCGGGGCAGGGTTAACTTATCCGGCAATTATAGTAGTGGGGAAAGTGGTGGGGATTGCTCATTCTTCTTCTTTCTCTTAA
- the moaCB gene encoding bifunctional molybdenum cofactor biosynthesis protein MoaC/MoaB — protein sequence MRDITGKQITLRTAKAVAVIYCTTETLELIKNNQLPKGNLFDVARAAGFLGAKLTPQLLPHCHPVAIDGMEISFEINNNPRPGITINGEAKSIGRTGIEMEMLAAVSVAALEIYDMLKPVDKTLEIGGIRLLEKTGGKSDRNKYFSTPPVCAILVCSDSTAAGKRTDKSGTIIRQMLEQANANVKAYEILPDDKELIQKQLLKWVAEDIHFIFTTGGTGLGPRDHTVTAVTEILERDADGITEAMRNFGQMRTPMAMMSRAVAGSISETLILTLPGSSSGARESLEAVLPGIFHARKMMKGGGH from the coding sequence ATGCGCGATATCACCGGCAAACAGATCACATTGAGAACAGCGAAAGCTGTAGCGGTGATTTATTGCACAACGGAGACCCTGGAGCTCATCAAAAACAACCAGCTTCCTAAGGGAAACCTTTTTGATGTAGCCAGAGCCGCAGGGTTTCTGGGAGCCAAACTTACCCCTCAACTGCTTCCGCATTGCCACCCTGTAGCCATAGACGGCATGGAGATCAGCTTTGAAATCAACAACAACCCAAGACCAGGAATCACCATAAATGGGGAGGCGAAATCTATAGGAAGAACGGGCATCGAAATGGAAATGCTGGCCGCCGTATCCGTGGCAGCGCTGGAAATTTACGATATGCTTAAACCTGTAGATAAGACACTGGAAATCGGAGGCATCAGACTGCTAGAGAAAACAGGTGGCAAAAGCGACCGCAATAAATACTTCTCCACTCCTCCTGTTTGTGCAATTTTAGTATGCTCGGATTCTACAGCTGCAGGAAAAAGAACAGATAAAAGCGGAACAATAATCAGACAGATGCTGGAGCAGGCCAATGCAAATGTAAAAGCTTACGAAATTCTTCCGGACGACAAAGAGCTGATACAAAAGCAATTATTGAAATGGGTAGCCGAAGACATACATTTTATATTTACCACAGGAGGAACAGGACTCGGCCCGCGTGACCATACAGTAACAGCAGTTACTGAAATCCTGGAAAGAGATGCAGATGGCATTACAGAAGCCATGCGCAACTTCGGGCAAATGCGTACGCCAATGGCCATGATGAGCCGGGCAGTTGCCGGCTCCATTTCAGAAACACTCATCCTCACCTTACCTGGCAGCAGCAGCGGAGCCAGAGAATCACTCGAAGCGGTATTACCGGGAATATTTCATGCCCGAAAAATGATGAAGGGAGGTGGACATTGA